In the genome of Bacteroidia bacterium, one region contains:
- a CDS encoding Crp/Fnr family transcriptional regulator: protein MKVYPPEMIAQKEVAGTVSCLRCRNKCLVREISDDEQLRKMDASRRTEFFSKGQAVFTQGDPSSQIYFILSGKAKVIKVSNEGRHTILRFSAPGDIFGHRGIYGESYPVSGIVLEDSMVCGFKREDFMRLLMNNFQLSHTLLLFMANELKDSEEREMNLAQMRVPEKMAQALLQLRKKFGVDPTGHLGAMLSRTEWAEYAATTKEQVSKVLSDFQKDGLIELSGKKIRIMNPEELVARSSV, encoded by the coding sequence ATGAAAGTTTACCCACCCGAGATGATCGCCCAGAAGGAAGTTGCCGGAACGGTTTCCTGCCTCCGGTGCAGGAATAAATGCCTTGTACGGGAAATTTCAGATGATGAGCAGCTGCGGAAAATGGACGCATCCCGCCGGACAGAGTTCTTTAGTAAGGGACAGGCTGTTTTTACACAGGGCGACCCGTCCTCGCAAATCTATTTTATTCTTTCCGGCAAGGCCAAGGTGATAAAGGTAAGTAATGAGGGCAGGCATACTATACTGAGATTTTCTGCTCCGGGCGATATTTTCGGACATCGCGGAATTTATGGTGAAAGCTATCCTGTTTCGGGGATTGTATTGGAGGATAGTATGGTGTGTGGTTTCAAACGGGAAGATTTTATGCGGTTACTCATGAATAATTTCCAGCTGTCTCACACTTTATTATTATTCATGGCTAACGAATTAAAGGATTCGGAAGAAAGGGAGATGAATTTGGCTCAGATGAGGGTTCCGGAAAAAATGGCCCAGGCGCTGTTACAGCTGAGGAAGAAGTTTGGGGTGGATCCGACCGGCCACCTGGGCGCGATGCTGAGTCGTACCGAATGGGCGGAGTATGCAGCCACAACAAAAGAACAAGTATCTAAAGTTCTGTCTGATTTTCAGAAGGACGGACTCATAGAGCTTTCGGGGAAAAAGATTCGCATAATGAATCCGGAGGAACTGGTGGCA
- a CDS encoding NarK/NasA family nitrate transporter, with translation METEVTGKAHRMLFLNTLAFTLCFAVWMFNGVMVTFLVDKGIFSWGPIEIGWLLGIPVLTGSIFRLPVGILTDKFGGKWVFIGTLLICALPMFLMSFATTYLHFVLLSFGIGLAGTGFAVGIAYTSVWYPKKWQGTALGTFGAGNAGAAITTLLAPTLLLQFTSNGTDLEGWRLLPKIYALGLVAMAVVMIIFAINRKPETKSQTLTEILQPLKSIRMWRFGLYYFLVFGCFVAFAQWLVPYYVNVYGTSLVVAGLFASLFSLPSGVIRALGGWMSDKWGARIVMVRVFMFSIALSALLVFPRMDIFTPGKGIIAGQNATVVSVSDTLIITDNLHYPVSKKKEVLDEKAASTYFFPHKISWQEPVVKEGDAVKKKQLLARGTSHIHFSANMWVYSVLVLIIGIVWGIGKAGVYKFIPDYFPGQVGTVGGMVGVIGGLGGFVCPIVFGYLLEWTGIWTSCWILMLLVSLLCFIWMRRVVASVVRKHAPSIAEDMEHRSH, from the coding sequence ATGGAAACTGAGGTTACAGGCAAGGCGCACCGCATGTTGTTTTTAAATACTCTGGCATTCACACTGTGTTTTGCAGTATGGATGTTTAATGGGGTTATGGTAACATTTTTGGTAGACAAAGGGATCTTTTCCTGGGGCCCGATAGAAATAGGCTGGTTGCTGGGAATACCCGTGCTCACAGGTTCAATATTCCGGCTACCTGTAGGAATACTCACTGATAAGTTTGGAGGAAAATGGGTTTTTATCGGCACCCTGCTGATATGCGCACTACCGATGTTTCTCATGAGTTTCGCGACCACGTATCTCCATTTTGTCTTGCTTAGTTTCGGCATTGGCCTGGCGGGAACAGGATTTGCGGTGGGAATCGCTTACACTTCCGTTTGGTATCCGAAAAAATGGCAAGGTACTGCACTGGGAACCTTTGGAGCCGGAAATGCAGGTGCAGCCATCACCACACTGCTGGCTCCTACATTACTTTTACAATTTACCTCCAACGGAACAGACCTTGAAGGGTGGCGGCTTTTACCTAAAATATATGCACTTGGCCTTGTAGCTATGGCAGTGGTAATGATCATTTTCGCGATCAACCGGAAACCTGAGACCAAATCACAAACGCTGACGGAGATTTTACAGCCGCTGAAGAGCATCAGAATGTGGCGGTTTGGTCTGTACTATTTCCTTGTATTCGGTTGTTTTGTTGCATTTGCTCAGTGGCTGGTGCCATATTATGTGAATGTATATGGTACCTCACTGGTTGTTGCCGGACTTTTCGCCTCGCTGTTCAGTTTGCCGTCCGGGGTGATAAGGGCTTTGGGCGGATGGATGAGTGATAAATGGGGAGCACGCATTGTAATGGTACGCGTATTTATGTTTTCCATTGCCCTGAGTGCCCTGCTTGTTTTCCCGCGTATGGATATTTTCACACCTGGTAAAGGGATTATCGCAGGGCAGAACGCCACCGTAGTTTCGGTTTCTGATACGCTGATCATTACAGATAACCTGCATTACCCCGTAAGTAAGAAAAAGGAGGTGTTGGATGAAAAAGCTGCCAGCACTTATTTCTTCCCCCATAAGATCAGCTGGCAGGAACCCGTGGTGAAGGAAGGAGATGCCGTAAAGAAAAAACAGTTGCTGGCCAGGGGAACTTCACATATCCATTTCAGCGCCAATATGTGGGTGTATTCCGTACTGGTGCTGATTATTGGTATTGTATGGGGTATTGGAAAAGCCGGTGTTTATAAGTTTATTCCGGATTATTTCCCCGGGCAGGTGGGTACCGTGGGAGGAATGGTGGGGGTTATCGGTGGTTTGGGAGGATTTGTATGTCCTATTGTTTTCGGATATCTGCTGGAATGGACCGGGATCTGGACCAGTTGCTGGATCCTCATGCTCCTGGTTTCCCTCCTTTGCTTTATCTGGATGCGGAGAGTGGTGGCTTCCGTTGTGCGCAAACACGCCCCATCCATCGCAGAGGACATGGAGCATCGCTCGCACTAA
- a CDS encoding histidine kinase — protein MLSGVHNVYRCVICAFCICAWLPVTGQSFYFRYYNVNDGMPFAQVNAIHQGMQGYLWTGAYGGLSRFDGRKFVNYSPKNGLITYSVNSITADDADNIWIATIAGVSRFSNNLFKNYTKDQGLPNVYVNVIIKDQKNRIWAGTQGGLAYFDGKRFVTYSDKLLRANARILSLHVNGSGELWVGTGQGVFRINTLTLTTEEMFRMSDGLCDSVITAITSDQTGSIYLGTPNGISILRDGKIQSIPAAPGFPDNSVSSLVYDPRGGVWIGTAEGLCRLEKNIFIPYHIEGPFGANRILSLFTDREGNLWVGTSNGLYKHSGALFSTWSVKDGLSGAYVFPIRRDARGALWIGSDDGLNCLENGKLRVYKKQDGLAGNAVNDLALGTDGKIYAGTNQGLSVYNGTGFRNYFGKKDGLISDSVSAVRFDHLGRLWLGGHCGYTLMENGKFSRYPLPVKKNRFDIWFLFEDSKNRMWIGTFQGGLFMYDGAIHDMAEELSISDESCLAVSEDENGNIWIGSLRGLYMWDGKSIRHIDESKGLNSDLIYVLGADKDPAYLWIGTNQGMNKLNLKKYLEDGKVEITDYGKEDGFIFSETNSNGFWKDEDGSIWYGTVGGVIRYDPKYLPQKELEPITHITSVQLFYKDTALTANSELSYDQNHLAFSFIGIHFANPSKVRYRYRLHGFETDWSPVTAMNAANYSSLPPGEYRFEVMSRNNNGLWNTSPVTYSFTILSPWWKTLWFQTSLILSVLLAGYSAIRFRIRQVRQREQNRTRLAAMELKALRAQMNPHFIFNALNSIQHFIMHSNEEGATKYLNKFARLIRTILNNSERSTVTLEEEVESLRLYLDLEVLRFENKFTWEIVVDPELNLDFYEIPTMLIQPYVENAILHGLVPKPTIGHLRIELRLDEHHIVCVITDDGIGRKASRTLKERSMKQKHQSFGMKITHDRLELLNNVQQSNLSVNITDLENDFGEATGTRVEIFTPIA, from the coding sequence ATGCTTTCGGGGGTTCATAACGTATACCGGTGTGTCATCTGCGCATTTTGCATTTGCGCCTGGCTTCCTGTTACCGGACAATCCTTTTACTTCCGGTACTATAACGTAAATGACGGAATGCCCTTTGCGCAAGTGAATGCCATCCATCAGGGGATGCAAGGATATCTCTGGACCGGTGCCTACGGCGGACTAAGTCGTTTCGACGGAAGAAAATTTGTTAATTACAGCCCGAAGAACGGACTCATCACTTACTCTGTAAATTCCATCACAGCAGATGATGCCGATAATATCTGGATCGCCACGATTGCAGGAGTAAGCCGTTTTAGCAACAACCTGTTCAAAAATTATACGAAAGACCAAGGCCTTCCCAACGTATATGTGAATGTAATCATAAAGGATCAGAAAAACAGGATATGGGCCGGAACGCAGGGGGGGCTTGCCTATTTCGACGGAAAACGGTTTGTGACCTACTCTGATAAACTCCTCAGAGCAAATGCCCGTATTCTTTCTCTTCATGTGAACGGAAGCGGAGAGTTGTGGGTAGGCACCGGCCAAGGGGTTTTTCGTATCAACACGCTCACTTTAACAACGGAGGAAATGTTCAGAATGTCCGACGGCCTTTGTGATTCGGTTATTACCGCCATTACTTCGGATCAGACCGGAAGTATCTATCTCGGGACACCAAATGGTATCAGCATTCTTCGCGACGGAAAAATTCAGTCTATTCCTGCCGCCCCGGGCTTTCCGGACAACTCGGTTTCATCACTTGTTTACGACCCGAGAGGAGGTGTTTGGATAGGAACCGCAGAAGGGCTGTGCCGGTTAGAAAAGAACATCTTTATCCCGTATCACATTGAAGGACCTTTTGGCGCCAACCGGATCCTTTCGCTTTTTACGGATCGAGAAGGAAATCTCTGGGTGGGAACATCCAATGGCTTGTATAAACACTCCGGTGCATTGTTCTCTACCTGGTCGGTTAAAGATGGCTTATCCGGCGCGTATGTTTTTCCTATTCGTAGAGATGCACGAGGCGCGCTCTGGATCGGTTCCGATGATGGGTTGAACTGTCTGGAAAATGGTAAACTCAGGGTGTATAAAAAACAAGACGGACTGGCCGGTAATGCGGTGAATGACCTTGCGTTGGGGACAGATGGTAAAATATATGCGGGAACCAATCAGGGTCTTAGTGTGTACAATGGAACCGGGTTCCGGAATTATTTCGGAAAAAAAGACGGGTTGATCAGTGATTCGGTGAGTGCCGTCCGGTTTGACCATCTGGGCCGTCTCTGGTTAGGTGGTCACTGCGGGTACACATTAATGGAAAATGGAAAATTCTCACGGTATCCGCTGCCGGTTAAAAAAAACCGTTTCGATATCTGGTTCCTGTTCGAAGATTCTAAAAACCGGATGTGGATCGGAACATTTCAGGGCGGATTGTTCATGTACGACGGTGCGATACATGACATGGCTGAAGAGCTTAGTATTTCAGACGAATCCTGTCTCGCGGTAAGTGAGGACGAAAACGGAAATATCTGGATCGGTTCACTGCGCGGGCTGTACATGTGGGATGGAAAGAGTATCCGGCATATTGACGAATCGAAAGGGCTGAATTCCGATCTGATATATGTTCTGGGTGCTGATAAGGATCCGGCCTATCTGTGGATCGGCACCAACCAGGGTATGAATAAACTGAACCTCAAAAAATACCTGGAGGATGGTAAAGTGGAGATCACCGATTACGGAAAGGAAGACGGATTCATTTTCAGCGAAACCAACAGCAACGGATTCTGGAAAGATGAGGACGGGAGTATCTGGTACGGTACGGTGGGAGGAGTGATCCGCTACGATCCGAAATATTTGCCGCAGAAGGAACTGGAGCCGATCACACATATTACATCTGTACAATTATTCTATAAGGATACAGCGCTGACGGCTAATTCCGAACTATCCTACGATCAGAATCACCTCGCATTCAGCTTTATCGGCATCCATTTTGCGAATCCTTCAAAAGTGAGATACCGCTACCGTTTGCACGGTTTTGAAACAGACTGGTCACCGGTAACGGCCATGAACGCGGCCAATTACAGCAGTCTGCCCCCGGGCGAATACCGCTTTGAAGTGATGAGCCGAAACAATAACGGACTCTGGAATACATCACCAGTAACTTATTCCTTTACCATTCTTTCACCCTGGTGGAAAACATTATGGTTCCAGACTTCCCTCATCCTCTCCGTACTTCTGGCAGGTTACTCTGCTATACGTTTCCGGATCCGGCAGGTTCGACAGCGTGAACAAAACAGAACACGCCTGGCCGCGATGGAACTCAAAGCCCTGCGAGCTCAGATGAATCCTCATTTTATTTTCAATGCACTGAATTCCATTCAGCATTTCATCATGCACAGTAATGAGGAAGGCGCCACAAAGTATCTGAACAAATTCGCGCGTCTCATCCGCACGATCCTGAATAATTCCGAACGCTCTACTGTAACGCTGGAAGAAGAAGTAGAATCGCTACGTTTGTATCTTGACCTGGAGGTGCTGCGCTTTGAGAATAAATTTACCTGGGAAATTGTTGTAGACCCTGAGCTGAATCTCGACTTCTATGAAATTCCCACCATGCTTATCCAGCCGTATGTGGAAAATGCTATTTTGCACGGACTGGTTCCCAAACCCACCATAGGGCACCTGCGCATTGAACTCCGCCTGGATGAACACCATATAGTCTGCGTCATCACCGATGACGGTATTGGAAGAAAAGCATCCCGAACGCTGAAAGAGCGCTCCATGAAACAAAAACATCAGAGCTTCGGCATGAAGATCACCCACGATCGCCTGGAGCTTCTCAACAATGTTCAGCAATCCAACCTGAGCGTTAATATTACCGACCTGGAAAATGATTTCGGAGAAGCTACCGGAACACGGGTGGAGATATTCACGCCAATTGCCTAA
- a CDS encoding response regulator transcription factor, giving the protein MIRTVVVEDEKKSREVILSLIQKYCPELHVTGEASSVKEAVEVIKKEKPELVFMDIQLADGTGFDILQQVQGIDFYLIFATAFDQYAIKAIKYSAIDYLLKPIDGDELKNAVKKVIEKKSSSSNVDNLRFLISNLKKGEDEFSRITLPTGNAYEIVNIKDIIRCEASESYTYFFLSGKRKFLVTQGLKHYEDILPGDAFIRVHHSHLINMNHVVRYLKEDGGYAVMSDDSRIEISRRKREAFLERLNKA; this is encoded by the coding sequence ATGATCCGTACCGTTGTTGTTGAAGACGAAAAAAAATCGCGGGAGGTAATCCTCTCTCTGATACAGAAATATTGCCCTGAACTGCATGTAACCGGGGAAGCATCCTCCGTTAAAGAAGCCGTGGAAGTGATTAAAAAAGAAAAACCTGAACTGGTATTCATGGACATTCAGCTGGCCGACGGCACCGGATTTGATATACTTCAGCAGGTACAGGGAATTGATTTCTACCTCATTTTTGCAACTGCCTTCGACCAGTACGCCATCAAAGCCATCAAATATTCGGCGATTGATTACCTGCTCAAGCCGATTGATGGCGACGAGTTGAAAAATGCCGTAAAGAAGGTCATTGAAAAAAAGAGCAGCTCCTCAAATGTGGATAACCTTAGATTTCTTATCAGTAATCTTAAAAAAGGAGAAGACGAGTTTTCGCGAATTACCCTTCCCACCGGCAATGCTTACGAGATTGTAAATATCAAAGATATTATCCGCTGCGAGGCCTCCGAATCCTACACGTATTTCTTCCTGTCCGGTAAGAGAAAATTTCTGGTCACACAAGGTCTGAAGCATTATGAAGATATTTTGCCCGGAGACGCTTTCATTCGAGTACATCATTCCCACCTGATCAATATGAATCACGTTGTCCGTTATCTGAAAGAAGACGGAGGATACGCTGTAATGAGCGACGATTCCCGTATTGAGATCTCCCGCCGTAAACGGGAAGCATTCCTGGAAAGGCTTAATAAGGCCTGA
- a CDS encoding alpha/beta hydrolase, with translation MIELFGRKIGYSDSGKGRVLVFLHGFPESRVIWEPLTKALSGSYRIITIDLPGFGDSECIGYVHSMDAMADHVKMLLDELSLRKYVICGHSMGGYVALAFAARFRNHLSGLILFHSTAAADAPEKRTDRDRAIAAVKADKRAFVFQLLERLFAPENLPLMTEPLEQLKRIAGNTSPQAIVAALEGMKIRTDYIAMLPELEFPVLFIAGKKDVIIPCTSIQAQAKKCREGEVLLLENAGHMGFFESPVTSEKGIRGFLRKCFGKK, from the coding sequence ATGATCGAACTTTTTGGTAGAAAAATCGGCTATTCTGACTCAGGAAAGGGGCGGGTGCTGGTCTTTTTACATGGTTTTCCGGAATCAAGGGTGATATGGGAGCCGCTGACGAAGGCATTATCAGGTTCTTACCGCATTATCACGATAGATTTACCCGGCTTCGGAGATTCAGAGTGCATCGGATATGTGCATTCCATGGATGCCATGGCAGACCACGTGAAAATGCTGTTGGATGAACTGAGTTTGAGGAAATATGTGATCTGCGGGCACAGTATGGGAGGTTATGTAGCGCTGGCTTTTGCCGCACGGTTCAGGAATCATCTGAGTGGGTTGATCCTGTTTCATTCTACGGCTGCTGCAGATGCTCCGGAAAAGAGGACCGATCGCGACAGGGCGATTGCGGCAGTTAAGGCAGATAAAAGGGCGTTCGTTTTTCAGCTTCTCGAGCGGTTGTTTGCTCCAGAAAATCTACCGCTGATGACAGAGCCACTCGAACAGCTGAAAAGAATCGCCGGAAATACCTCGCCGCAGGCCATCGTTGCCGCCCTGGAGGGAATGAAGATCCGTACGGATTATATCGCTATGCTTCCGGAGCTGGAATTCCCCGTTCTTTTTATCGCAGGCAAAAAGGATGTGATTATTCCGTGTACTTCAATACAGGCTCAGGCTAAAAAATGCCGTGAAGGGGAGGTGTTGTTGCTGGAAAATGCCGGGCACATGGGTTTCTTTGAAAGTCCGGTTACCTCAGAGAAAGGGATCAGGGGATTTCTTCGAAAGTGTTTTGGGAAAAAATAA
- a CDS encoding tetratricopeptide repeat protein codes for MRSVLRSFLCSLILLSATLSVQAQTAKKYYSAGKKFMEMGNCQEAVNNFTKALEMDPQMEDVYISRAECYEKMDKKTEAAEDYRLATTFAPKEEKYFYNAGRLYFEIRQFEKADEMLKKALSLNKNYLDAIEYSIYTLLQLKKFTQALTLAEQAVDLKKSGLTYLNNAIVLDSMQLYAEAEKKYKDAKYYDSKLVMAYVGLSNTQVKLKKLDDAMKTCQTGMEKFVPARKEILFARSQVYAAKGDYLAAVNDLTQVILADDKSVIAFMTRGDYYLKLAMYPNAVNDYTKVILIQEKNANAYFKRAQAYEQMQNYKEAVKDYNKIKEIAPNDQNAMNYLVAAKQKLFELNREKNKPEIVMISPKADKKFVVKIGGDKKEMMVKGTITDESNIKSITVNGKEANFRNDTNVTDFIVTMDVTKLEQLTVIVTDVYNNVLEQLFAVEYTETGKPIVALVAPYTSFDKEIYLDNSNSELYIEGQVKDESKIESIRIEGQNASFDPSAQDPKFSATISISNKMKITVWVKDVYGNETIEDFKLNREGATISANNPMGVTWLIFIENSNYKNFASLDGPSKDVTLMKTALANYKFSNIVHKKDMTKAELDKFLSIELRDLIKANKVNSLMIWYAGHGKFQNNTGYWIPVDAKVDEEYSYFSIATLKSYMQSYSLVHTLVVTDACESGPTFLVAMRAGTEQKMCDDWTKTKFKSAQVFTSAGFELAADNSQFTKTFANTLINNPDGCIAIDKIVEKVKLAVKAKGMQEPKFGKISGLEDEGGTFFFMKK; via the coding sequence ATGCGATCTGTTTTACGCTCCTTCCTCTGCTCGCTGATTCTGCTGAGTGCCACCCTGTCCGTTCAGGCTCAGACGGCCAAGAAATACTATTCTGCCGGAAAGAAATTTATGGAAATGGGTAATTGCCAGGAGGCTGTGAACAATTTCACGAAAGCCCTCGAAATGGATCCCCAGATGGAAGATGTGTATATCTCCCGTGCTGAATGTTATGAAAAGATGGACAAAAAGACGGAGGCGGCGGAGGATTACCGCCTGGCAACCACCTTTGCCCCAAAAGAGGAAAAATACTTCTATAACGCCGGCAGGCTTTATTTCGAAATCCGTCAGTTCGAAAAAGCAGACGAAATGCTTAAGAAAGCCCTCTCCCTTAACAAGAACTATCTTGATGCAATAGAGTACAGTATTTACACCTTGCTCCAGCTGAAAAAATTCACACAGGCCCTTACGCTGGCGGAACAGGCAGTAGATCTTAAGAAGAGTGGACTCACCTATCTGAACAATGCCATTGTTCTTGACAGTATGCAACTGTATGCAGAAGCAGAAAAAAAGTATAAAGACGCCAAATATTACGATTCTAAACTGGTGATGGCCTATGTGGGATTAAGTAACACTCAGGTTAAATTAAAAAAGCTGGATGATGCGATGAAAACCTGCCAGACAGGAATGGAAAAATTTGTTCCTGCCCGGAAAGAGATTCTTTTCGCCCGAAGTCAGGTGTATGCCGCCAAAGGAGATTATCTTGCCGCTGTAAACGATCTTACACAAGTCATCCTGGCCGATGATAAAAGTGTAATCGCCTTTATGACACGTGGTGATTACTACCTTAAACTGGCCATGTATCCCAATGCTGTAAACGATTACACCAAGGTGATTCTGATCCAGGAAAAAAACGCGAACGCTTATTTCAAGCGCGCTCAGGCCTACGAGCAGATGCAGAATTACAAGGAAGCGGTGAAGGATTATAATAAGATCAAGGAGATTGCGCCAAACGATCAAAATGCCATGAATTATCTTGTGGCAGCAAAGCAAAAACTCTTTGAGCTCAACAGGGAAAAGAATAAGCCTGAGATCGTCATGATCAGTCCGAAGGCCGACAAAAAATTTGTAGTTAAGATCGGAGGAGATAAAAAAGAAATGATGGTGAAGGGTACCATCACCGATGAAAGCAATATCAAAAGCATTACCGTGAACGGTAAGGAAGCCAATTTCCGGAACGATACCAACGTTACTGATTTCATTGTAACAATGGATGTCACAAAGCTCGAACAGCTGACTGTAATTGTTACGGATGTTTATAACAACGTACTTGAACAGCTGTTCGCCGTTGAATACACTGAAACCGGGAAGCCGATTGTTGCCCTGGTTGCTCCCTACACTTCATTCGACAAAGAAATTTATCTCGACAACTCAAACTCGGAACTTTATATCGAAGGTCAGGTAAAAGACGAAAGCAAGATCGAATCCATTCGCATCGAAGGACAGAATGCAAGCTTTGACCCTTCCGCACAGGATCCCAAATTTTCCGCCACCATCAGCATCTCCAATAAAATGAAGATCACCGTTTGGGTAAAAGATGTCTACGGGAATGAAACCATTGAAGATTTTAAACTGAACCGCGAAGGTGCCACCATCTCTGCCAATAACCCCATGGGTGTAACCTGGCTCATCTTCATCGAGAACAGCAATTACAAAAACTTCGCCTCGCTCGACGGCCCCTCAAAGGATGTTACACTAATGAAAACGGCCCTGGCCAACTATAAATTCAGCAATATTGTACATAAAAAAGATATGACCAAAGCCGAGTTGGATAAATTCCTGTCCATTGAGCTTCGTGACCTGATCAAGGCCAATAAGGTCAATTCACTGATGATCTGGTATGCAGGGCATGGAAAATTCCAGAATAATACCGGATACTGGATTCCGGTAGACGCTAAGGTTGATGAGGAATATTCCTATTTCAGTATTGCCACGCTTAAATCCTATATGCAGTCCTACTCACTCGTTCATACCCTGGTGGTAACGGATGCCTGCGAATCAGGACCTACCTTCCTGGTTGCCATGCGGGCGGGCACTGAACAGAAGATGTGCGACGACTGGACAAAAACAAAATTCAAGTCCGCTCAGGTATTCACTTCCGCCGGATTTGAGCTGGCAGCCGATAATTCCCAGTTTACCAAAACCTTCGCAAACACCCTGATTAATAATCCCGACGGGTGTATCGCTATAGACAAGATCGTTGAAAAGGTGAAACTCGCTGTAAAAGCGAAAGGTATGCAGGAACCCAAATTCGGTAAGATTTCCGGACTGGAAGATGAAGGGGGCACTTTCTTCTTTATGAAAAAATAA